The genomic region AAGACAGAGGAGAACATTTAAAGTTTAGATAGatgacaaaatgtatttatacaagTGCACTTACTAGCCAAGTAAGTACTTACTTGCCTTACTAGTTAACTGCTCAACCTGTATTTATGTCATGAGAGCAtactcacatttatttattaaggaCATGGCAATATAACAACGATCAGGCATGTTGTAAATAAGTCAACAGTGGAGCCAAAACTACTACCACTAACACATGTTTTGGAGGTAAAATTGACAGTAAGCATACTCATGATATTATTATTGCACACTGGCGTGTGCTGGACAGCGACTGAGGTATAGGTTCTTACAGAGATCAGAAATCTGTTAGGCCAACAGCAGCAGATCCTCTACTTTAGATGAGGTTAACCTGCTGTGTTTTGGCTTTACTCTTGAAATGCTACAAACTGTTCTCATTGGACTTGTTGAATTCCTAAATGAATCAAGTCAGTCAGACCATTGGTTCACAGATTTGATCCATTTCTAAAACTGCACAATGGTCTTTTGTAATTTCTGTTGAAGTTGAattgcacacaaaaacacttttgtcCTGTCTTCCTGACTTTAGTGGGAGTGCTGTGGAGCCTTTGGAGCAGATGATTGGAACCTGAACATCTATTTTAACTGTACTGATGGAAATCCCAGTCGGGAAAAGTGTGGAGTTCCCTTCTCCTGCTGCACCAAGGACCCAGCGGTGAGTGCCTGCATGGACACGGTCTGGTAGCTCACTTTCAACAGTTTGGGGCAGCTTTGTTGTTGAACACAGTTCACAGCCTTTCAGGCTGCAGCTACATGCTTGTACACACTTCTGCAACCTGAAACATTTTGCTATTCAATAAAATTCAAAAGTTGATGAAGATGTATCAAACCTCTGAGAAGTAAACATTCTAATATACCATCATAGACATGTCATTCATTCTTCAGTTTCAACTGTACATATACTTAAAGTAGAgcatgtcattttaaattactatAGTAGAAATATGTCCTAAATGCAGAGACGAAGTTTCCGAGTGAGACtcacccttctaaccaatcagagaatttcttAACTGGTTTTGCAGCTgcttatttactgtaatgtaataataataatacatgaagGGACCGATTAAGTGTAGTGGACTgattttttatatcttttttttattgctatcTTGCTTtccaaaagttgcatattgcaACTTTAATTACTAGcaacattagcatgctaacatgctaagcTTGAATAGTGAACACAGTAAACATTATATCTGCTTAACATCGAATATTCTTTATGTCTTTAGGAGGATGTGATAAACACTCAGTGTGGATACGACATTCGAGCTAAACCAGTAAGTAACATATGTCTACATACCCTCTGGATCTAACCTTTCAATTTCTTACCGTTTCTTACCGGTGCTTACTCACAGATTCCATAGGTTTTATTAGTCTGTTGACTTGTTATTGACTTAGTGTTGGtttagtgttttacttttgaagCAGGTCACAGGTACGTTAAGTATTGAAGTAATTAAGCCACTATTAAATGTGACAGTAAAGATTTAACACCTACACTGGAGATCAAAATCAGAGAACAACCTACAAATATCAAGGTCAGAATTGGAATTGCTCGCCAGTTCAGTGCTGAGCGGGATACAGATCTGTCTCGTCATACAGTGTCTCGATATTTAAGAGCATTTGGACTGAAAACCCACTCTGCAGTGACCAAACCTTTCATTAGCAGAATGATTCAAAAGGCTGGACTAACCTTTGCTGAGGAGCATGTTGTGTGGGCAGAGGAGAAATGGTCCAAAGTTCACTTAAGATTGGACCAACATCCCTCCAGAGCAGGGTGACAGACTAGTGATGTCCTATCCAGTTATTCAATTGTTGACTTTTGTAACCTTGAGTACATTTTGTTGTAATCATTCTCTGCGCTACAGTCATTGCTGCTCTCTAATtttaatcactgtgttttttgcaaaataacgtttttttgtgctttggttattttgtaaaacacagtttgcatGGTATATCCAAAACATACATTCcttcaaatgactaaatgccTAAATGACTGAAGATGACGACAGGTGGTTTTGTCCACGCAGGACTCAGAGCAGAAGGATTACATCAACGTGAAAGGGTGTGTGCCGCAGTTTGAGAAGTGGCTGCAGGACAACCTCACCTTAGTAGCTGGAATTTTCATAGGAGTTGCACTGCTGCAGGccagttttattcatgtttaacTTTCAGAAAAAAGGTGAAACCAAAGCATCAATACACTCTCATTCTTGAAAATCTGTAATGTTAACataattttgtttctttcatccACAGATTTTTGGGATTTGTTTGGCCCAAAACTTAGTGAGTGACATTGAGGCTGTGCGGGCAAGCTGGTGAGAACACGTTCTTTTTCACTACTCTGTCTCtacatgtgtgtgcatacagttttgttcttttaagCACACCTCCCCTGATTATCATATGATTTGACTATTTCCATTTCACAAAATAAGGTATTCCAGTTCTTTGTCATAGTATAAATGCAGGTAAATATAGATCTGTGGattacacacattcactgtccACTTTATTAGATATAATTTACAAGTCACCCTGTTTAAATTGATGAGGAGGCCAAAACATTAGACCACCTCTTGATACTATATACTCCAGTATGACTCCACTGCTCAATATGACGTGCATTAGAGTGTGCagttgtacctaataaagtggccagtgagcaTATGTGCAAAGGTAAAAGTTTATAAAAGGTCACATTTTTTACTTCTTTGGATAATATGAAGAATGAAGGCCCTTTCGTTATCTCTATACTCCAAGAGGACATCATAGCAGTGCACTATACCATATTTTTTGCAATGAACAGAAAGCTGAATTATTTTCTGGTATTAGTTCTGGAGAGTATCACAAAGTGATAAAAggtgttttcttgtttgctgTGTACAAGATACGAGCACTGAAGCCTCACCTTATTGCACTTGTCGCCATTTGTCGTGACATTTGATGTGAAGTAATAGTTAATCGATATGTACCAACAAATCAGTGCAGTGCAAAATACAGCATTtggaaaacatttcaacatctttGGCATACACTGGACAACCTTTGAAGGTTTTTAAGAAAAAGGGtaaaaattcagtttatttgtagaagagatggagacagacatCAAGTCCACTTAACAGTTTGTTCAGTAACAACTTAGACATTGTAGGAAGCACAGTTGAAAAATTAGCAGACAGGAGCCCGTGTGCTGCAGTCTAGTTGGCAACACGTCCAATATGACGGCTAAAACGAGTTATGAAATGACTTGGGTGGGAAAACCTCTCCATATTTTGtgaactattttttttcttgtttgcaaAAGATACATATATAGTACAAAAGTTATTATTTACATGTGAGCAAACGTCTTGTTCACAGCAGATATACATAGTTTGATCCTTCGGGGCTTCCATAGAAAGCCACTGtagttaatgttatttattgtaCAGTGACACTTATACAAATCAAGAAATTTAGTTGCAGCTTATAGGCACTAATACATATCTTCCTGTTGAAGTGTACAAACATACAactcttaaaaaacaaatgacattatGAGCTTACCAGATTGAAGTGGACAACTAGAACTGCATCAGTTCCTTCATAGCTGACTCAGGGCAGGAACATGAAAACCGTTTGCTCAGCTTAACCATCACAATTCCAGAACTTACCTCACACCTCAttcttcctcctccatgctTCGTCAGGGtgccccccccctctctccatGCGTCGACTCCCACCTCACTCCAGCAAGAAAGCATCGGCTTACTACTCatgagaaacacacacgcacacatgctgtatgtgtgtttgtggccgGTGGGTGTGAAGGATCCATTTGCTCattctgttttgtcttcagcGTTGCTGTGATTGGGTGGATGATCTCTGTTTGGTGTTGTGTCCCATCTAATGTCCATATTGGCAAAGTAGCAGCTGTATTCATTCTAACCTCACAAGTGTCATATGGAGGCAAAAAAGTGCCAAAGTAGTAATTCCATAATTTGATAATTATAAAAGCAGATCATTAAAATTATGCATTAAAAGTGCTAAATAATAAGCAGAGACATAACATTTTGAATTGCATGaatgtttttacatcttttaaattttaattaaatccaaGACCAAAAAATACAGATGCAGTCCATACAGGACAAGAAGTCTACAGTAATTCCAATATATCATCTACAGTTGTTTTCTGACTAAATAGTTTGTTTGCTCACAAGACAAATGTATTGATGGAGTCTGTTGGCATTAAATCAAAATGCACTCACAAGTCAGAAAGATAATTGTGTGATTTCATGCCAGGGGTTTTCCTCCATGTTCCCGCTGAGCTGTAGAGTCGGGGTGGTTTGCATTAATCCTGCTTTGAGTCATGTGACTTAGACAGCagtgctttgtttctttctttctttgtggcCTTTTCTTCCACCCTGTTCACTTTGACTCTGTCCAGCTGAggacatttctgtcttttctctgccCCCACTTGTAACCCTGAgttttctctctccagtttGCTGCATAGACCACTGATCCTTTGCTGAGAAGCTTTACTAGGCATTCCCAACCTAATCCTCAACTTCACTGCTGTCTGCTTATTTTCCCGTCCTCTTACCTCTTACCTATCTTAAACTTGATGAACTACAGGAGTGTTGGAGcttttgcatctgtttttgatttctattgactttttttttaaatctttgctcTTTTCCAGCTTCTTTACTTAATGCTGAGCAGCAATTCAACTCTACCAGGTAACCTCTTCTTTCAATGAAATACACATTTAGACATGAAACGTAGGGTTTACCATCATCACATGAACATTAAAAATAGAATGTTGTTCATTAGTTTGTCTCATCTTTTTGCCAGTCTTGGATGACACCTCCTTGAACACGTAGTCGGGGACCGTTCAGAGGATGCCACTGATCACCTGCACAGTTTAGTTCACTGACCCAGCACCTTTTTTAAAGCACTAATGTGTGAAAAACACTCTGTATATAACACTGTGTGTATCTACTGTAAAAAAGTTAACAGTTGGAGAAGATGATTAAACGTGCTACATGCAGATCATCACAGTGCACCACTTTTGATAGCTATGTGTAGAGATTAGGGGTTTTGATACATCTTTTTGATAGTAGATTGCCATTTTTCACTGTGGAAATGATGTTCCATTGCTCATCCCATCACACAGATctgtgacatactgtaaaaaacaaacaaaggtaCTTTTCTCCAAGTTCAATGTTTGCTCTGCTTGTCCAGGACAGAGAGGACCAAGTCACAGATGTTACAGAAGTTAGCAAGTTATCAAGTAGATGCTGGTGTTGGAGTGAAAGCTGGATGTATTTTCTCCTAAGCATCATTTAACCTGTTAAACCCGAGCTCCCCTGGTATCGAGGGCAGCTGCACTTCAAACAAACACCATTTAAAAGCCTCAGCTTTCATATGATATGCTGTTTGTATTATACCGGGGGGCTCGGGTTCAACAAGTTGAAGACCAACTTCTTCATTTTCAGCTTCACCTGCACTGACAAACTCCTCTAGATGATGTGACTTTGCAGTAGAAGTTTAACACCCCTCACATACTGTTCATGTGCTTAAAGACCTACTGTAGAACCACAGCAAGTTGAGAATCAGGGACTATTTGTCACAGCAGTTCCACCAACTTGTTCATCACTGCATGATCTGCTTTATCTACAGAATGCTTGTTGTTGCACTAACTCATCCAGCATTAGAGAGAACGTGGCCACAAATGACTTTAGCTACTAATGAGTTACTGCTCTTATTAATGGACTGAAGGGGAAATTCTGTGCACAGCGGTTATATTTCCCATCATGTTGCACTTTGGACTGGACACATGTATACAGTACTTAGGTGGAACTAACCAGAGCAGAGTTCTGTTCCAGTTGCTAAGTACAAAGTCCATCTTAAGCTAAATGTGTTTGGCTAATTCAGACTACTAAAAAGGTTTTGAGAAGCCACAGATTTCCCTGATTTCTTAAAATGCAGTATGTACACACTACAGTAGAAACAAATCTgattcatttgttaaaaaaaatgtatttgtagtGAAATTTGTCATTTTCCAGTGGAAAACAGCAGATTTGGCTGAAGAGTGAGGAAAGTGATGAGCCCTGCTGGCTTATCGTGTGCTTTGTGTCTATGAGTCATCCAAATTACATCAGGATGCTTGGATCCTGCTAATACTTACTgtcaaatttagtttttctttttcaaaaagTGAGAGGGCCACTTTTGAACATGCTCGATATTTTCCTCATATCGTTGCACTTCAATTAAATCTGCCACACGTATCCTTTGACTTCATTCACTGTGTGGTCCAGTCGCTACACACGTCATTTTTAATCCAGTGCAGAGATAAAATTTCCCTTTGGAAAGTGGAAAGCGTTGAGACGcgttgaggggaaaaaaaggaaagtgttgGTTTTGATGGTTTAAAGTGATTATTTGCCGAGAGCATGCatcacttgttttgtttgttgtcaagTGTTAACTTTCATGTTGCTTCAGGtgggaaacactgaaacatgtgTAAAGCTACTTAAAAGGGATAAACACTGTTTTtgatatgtgatttttattgtgatttggttttttttaaattcccaGTTGTGTTAAAGTGAAGTAGAACTACTGAAGCCGGTTTTATCAGCATCTACACAGTTCATGCAACAGGGTCAGGGTTCAATTTgtggttcctcctggccacacgtcgaggtgtccttggacaagacatcCAAATCTTTTATGCGCAGCTACCCAAcagcaatttccccaagggattAATAAAggatgtcattattattatgagatGTATTGTTTAAATGTCCACAGTATTTCCCGCAAACATTGTAATGTAACTACCTCCTCTCATTTCCTTGTCTCATGTCCCACTCAGATTTGATGGATTTTAATATCaagtaaaattaattaataaaggtGATAAAACACAAGAGTTTTCTGCGAGTGTTATTTTTCCTCTAAGCTGTTggcaaagagaaacaaacacaaatgtgtttatgctCTGCACTTCCCACACATCATCTGTCACTGTTCCTGGACATCTTCAGTGTCCGTTACTGCTGATATGAGTCTAACTAGTCTAATTCCTGGTCACTGTATATGACTGAATGGGTAAAACTCATAAAAAAGACACATAACTTGCATCAATAATAATGATTTCAACACCACAGCCTCAAAAATTCTGGATGCGTCTTGGACATTGTACGGTCTCATTTTGCACTGTAACCATGAACTCTGTGGAAAGACGCACCTGTATGTTCAGTCCACAGCAGCTTTACTGTGAGAACATTAGGGGAAGTTTAGAAGGGGAGAGACATCATTGAACACTGGTGAAATGATGCAATGTGACACTGTAGGAATAAAGAGCTCAGCCGTCACCAGCTATCATCTTTTAATTATGTGCTGAGTTACAATCGTCCAAATGTACAGCTCAtgacatttacaacaaacatttaagTTTAGAGTAATTTACGCATTTACTATGGATACATCTCCACTGGCATGTGTCTGTAGAAGAGCACAGATTTGATAAATAACCATTCataccttttaaaaaaaaacaaaacgtgtgGGCCCAGACCAGGAGACACACTGTGGTATTCACAGGGTGTTGGTGCAGTGTCGCACATGCTGAGATATGCATGTTAGCAGAAATCCCTCAGACTAGAAGGACCAACCAGAGACACCTGTCCTCTgcaggggaggggaggggagggggttCAACAGCACAAATACAGCATCACACAGcatgttctgtgtttgcattcaGTTACCCGTCCTGTCCAGATCTCAGACTTTGCTCCACACCGTGCATTAACAATACACTCTCACTGGCATGAACGGTGGCGGCTGGGTTTCGTACTGATAAAGTGACACTCGCTGCTTCTCTTATACAACAGCTCTGCTAATGTAGAGATTTTTGGGGCACTACTGTGTGTTAcgacagtgacagtgaaaccTGAACCTGGACAGGGGTACTCTCATTTTGTAGTCTGTTGCTGACATTTTGTTGAGTTCTTTTGTTCTTGGCTGCTCatctaaaaatatttaaaatgatcttttattgatatt from Anabas testudineus chromosome 18, fAnaTes1.2, whole genome shotgun sequence harbors:
- the tspan5a gene encoding tetraspanin-5a isoform X1 gives rise to the protein MSGNHYKGHEVSCCIKYFIFGFNILFWLLGMALVGIGLWAWSEKGVLSNLSSITDLGGLDPVWLFMVVGGVMFILGFAGCIGALRENTFLLKFFSVFLGIIFFLELTTGVLAFVFKDWIKDQLNLFINNNIRAYRDDIDLQNLIDFTQEYWECCGAFGADDWNLNIYFNCTDGNPSREKCGVPFSCCTKDPAEDVINTQCGYDIRAKPDSEQKDYINVKGCVPQFEKWLQDNLTLVAGIFIGVALLQIFGICLAQNLVSDIEAVRASWVPPPSLHASTPTSLQQESIGLLLMRNTHAHMLYVCLWPLLYLMLSSNSTLPVLDDTSLNT